The Acidobacteriota bacterium DNA segment AATACGGTTAAATAAAAGGCATTGAGAATCAAAAGGATTGCAAACTTTCCAAAAATCTTTAAATTATTTGAATCAAAAACTTTCATTCTTAAAAGATAGAATAAACTCTGGCTGAAATCAAACAAATATGTAAGAATCAAGCCAGCTGCAGTGCCATTATATCCATATAAATGCGTAAGCAAAAAGATTGAACCTAAGCCTACTACTGTGCTCCTTACCCCTATCCAGAAAACTTTTTTTTGAAAATCTAAACATATCAGGGTCTTCTGGAAAATTTCATTCATGTACCATAGGATAATCATAAAAGAGAGGATTTTAAGAGGAAATGAAGAATGAATGAATTCTTCGGGAAGTCGTAAGAAACGGATGATTTTTTCAGGATAAAAAAAGCTTAAAAGAAAAGGAAGGATAGAAATCCAGGTAGTTAGGTTTAAAAAGAAAGAAAAGTATCTTTTGAAATTTTGATATTCTTTTGACTTCAAGCCGCTAAGGATAGGAACGAGTGCTTGAGATATACTCATTGGTATTATCCCCCACACTAATATTAACTTTGATGCCATCGAGTAGATTCCTGTGTCAGCTGGATTCCTGAGAATGGAAAGAGTAATGATGTCTATTCTCCAGAAAAATGAATAGATAAAAAGAATCCCTGAAAATGCAAATATTTCTTTGATCAGTTCTTTTAAAAATTTTAAATCAAGAGACAATTTTTTTGAAGACACTTTGAAATAGTAGAATGAAATAAATAGAATTGATGCCAATATTTTTGAAAATAGGTAAATGATTGAAAGATATACAATTCCTTTTCCTCTGAGTAATCCATAGATACTGAAGAATAACTTAAACACATTTTCAAGAAGAATTCCTGCTCCATAGATTTCAATTCGATTGAGACCATTGTAAATTCCTTCAAAAGAAACATTAATCGAATGAGCAATTAAAACAAATGAACTTATGTAGATTGATTTTCTTACGACATCAGAATAGGGAAGAGAAAAAATAATTAAATCGATTATTAAAATTAAAAAAAGAGAAGCTGAAAAAGCTACTGTTACCGATGATAAAAAGTAAAGGTCTTTTTTCTCAGGAGAAATCGGAATCTGTTTTGAAAGATATGTATTCAAACCGAGCTCTGAAAATATTTGAAATAATGTGAGATATGTAAATATTATGTTAAATTCGCCCATGCCCTCGGCTTTTAATTTTAACGCTACATAATAAATGATTATAAAAGTTGAAAGGGGAGCTATTATTTTTGTGAAAAAGAGAATAAGCGAGTTTTTCCCTACTTTTTCAATCAATTAATCAATTCCAATAAAGATGAGATAGTCTTCCGGGCTGTATTCTCCCATGAGAATCCTTTTGTATATTCAGCAATTTCCTTTCTTCTTTCTGTACCTAACTTCATATTAAGAATCTCTAAAATTTGAGAGCTTATCTCAGATGGGTTCATTTTTTCAACAAAAAAGGCTACATCCTTAAATATCTCAAGATAGCACAGATTTTTATAAAGAAGTGCGGGCAATCCGCAGGCTAAAGCTTCAAGCACAGGAAACCCAAACCCTTCATACTCGGATAAAGATACAAAGAGGTCTGAAGTATAATATTGTTTCACTAAATCTTCATCCTGTAGATATTCGATGAAATAAACCTTTTTTTCAATTCCTAAATCTTCGCAAATCCTTTTAAAATCAATTTTAGGGAATGTTCTGTTTTCACCGATTATCTTCAGGGTTACATCAGGGTTTTTCTCGATTATTTTTCTGAAAGATTTGAGAAGGAGTGGAATGTTTCTTCTTTGAAATAGAGCTCCCACTGTTAGTATTGTTTTTCCCTTTCCCTTCTCCAGATCGATGTATTCTTTAAAGTGAAAGATTGGTTTAACACCATAAGGAATTACTCTTATTTTCTTCTCCTCAGTTTTGTAATGTTTGATGATTTCGTTTTTAATAAAATCCGTTCCAGTGAAAATTGTTTTCGCTTTTTTTGATGAATATTTTGCAAGGAATCTCCTCTTGAATCCTTCTTTTTTATTGAACCATTTTCGGTTGTATTCGAATGATAGATCATGAAGCGCAAATGCTGTTGGGACAGATGTTAATAGAGGAATTGAATAAGATGGAGAAAAGTAAAGGTCAAGATTTAACTTATTAATTATGTTTAAAATGCCCACCTGCTCCCATACCCAGTTTTTTGTTTTCTTTTTCACAAGTATTTTTTCAAAATTTGGCGAATCCAAAAATTTTAATTCAGGAATTTCATTTCTGAAAAAAAGGAAAAATTCTATATTTAAACTTGCCCAGTTTTTAAGAAGCCCCTCTAAGTATCTCCCCACCCCTGTTGGGTTTCCTTCTAACTCTCTGGAATCAATTCCAATTCTCATAAAATCTCCTGGTAAAAACTAAGGGTTTCTTCAGCAGCTCTTTTCCAGGAGAATTTTTTTACTGTATCTTTTCCTTGTTTAATCAATTCCCTCCTTAAATCTATATCAGTTAAAATTTTTTCTAATTTCTCTGCCATATCTTCTATATCATTGGAGTCAAAGTACAAAGCTGAATTTTCTGCAACTTCAGGAATTGAAGTTGTTTTTGAGGCTGCTACTGGCACACCTGATGCTATCGCTTCTAATAAAGGAAGACCAAACCCTTCCCATAAGGATGGAAATACAAACGCCAAACAGAGTTTATAGAACGAGGGAAGCTCATCCTGTTTTACATAACCAATAAGAGAAACTTTCTCATTAATTTTCAGTTTATTTACCTCATAAATTATTTCTTTTTTATGAGCTCTTCCATCTCCAATAAGCAGGAGTGATAAATCATTAATTTTTCTGCAAACTAAAGAGAATGCTTTTAATAAGTTTATAATATTCTTTCTCTTTTCAAGATTTCCAACAAAAAGGATAAAATTTTTTGGGAGATTGTATTTAGATTTAACACTATTTATTTCTTCATCAGGAATGAATTCAGTGAATATTTTATTAACACCATGATGGATAACTCTTATCTTTTTCTCCAGGATTTCAAATCTTTCAAGTACATCTTTTTTTGTAAAGTATGAAGGAGTTATTATTCCATCAGAGATTTTTATGCTCTTTTTTATTTTCTTTGCATAGTCTCTTTTTATCTCTCTTTCGCACCACTCTGGCTTTTCTAAGAAGAAAAGGTCATGGACAGTTATTACCTTTTTCCCTTTTGTGGGTATGATAAGAGGAGTTGGTGAGTGG contains these protein-coding regions:
- a CDS encoding flippase — translated: MIEKVGKNSLILFFTKIIAPLSTFIIIYYVALKLKAEGMGEFNIIFTYLTLFQIFSELGLNTYLSKQIPISPEKKDLYFLSSVTVAFSASLFLILIIDLIIFSLPYSDVVRKSIYISSFVLIAHSINVSFEGIYNGLNRIEIYGAGILLENVFKLFFSIYGLLRGKGIVYLSIIYLFSKILASILFISFYYFKVSSKKLSLDLKFLKELIKEIFAFSGILFIYSFFWRIDIITLSILRNPADTGIYSMASKLILVWGIIPMSISQALVPILSGLKSKEYQNFKRYFSFFLNLTTWISILPFLLSFFYPEKIIRFLRLPEEFIHSSFPLKILSFMIILWYMNEIFQKTLICLDFQKKVFWIGVRSTVVGLGSIFLLTHLYGYNGTAAGLILTYLFDFSQSLFYLLRMKVFDSNNLKIFGKFAILLILNAFYLTVLKDFDLIKLAIFQGIFFLASSLLLRLTPVNLKKFMS
- a CDS encoding glycosyltransferase family 1 protein → MRIGIDSRELEGNPTGVGRYLEGLLKNWASLNIEFFLFFRNEIPELKFLDSPNFEKILVKKKTKNWVWEQVGILNIINKLNLDLYFSPSYSIPLLTSVPTAFALHDLSFEYNRKWFNKKEGFKRRFLAKYSSKKAKTIFTGTDFIKNEIIKHYKTEEKKIRVIPYGVKPIFHFKEYIDLEKGKGKTILTVGALFQRRNIPLLLKSFRKIIEKNPDVTLKIIGENRTFPKIDFKRICEDLGIEKKVYFIEYLQDEDLVKQYYTSDLFVSLSEYEGFGFPVLEALACGLPALLYKNLCYLEIFKDVAFFVEKMNPSEISSQILEILNMKLGTERRKEIAEYTKGFSWENTARKTISSLLELIN
- a CDS encoding glycosyltransferase family 1 protein, translated to MRIAYDVRPLIKKETGVGVYLKNLLENLAEIDKENEYYLFSGSVKDRFPEEKIPEFSKYKLVDVRISVNALNYLWNNLSFPKIDLFFKEKIDVCHSPTPLIIPTKGKKVITVHDLFFLEKPEWCEREIKRDYAKKIKKSIKISDGIITPSYFTKKDVLERFEILEKKIRVIHHGVNKIFTEFIPDEEINSVKSKYNLPKNFILFVGNLEKRKNIINLLKAFSLVCRKINDLSLLLIGDGRAHKKEIIYEVNKLKINEKVSLIGYVKQDELPSFYKLCLAFVFPSLWEGFGLPLLEAIASGVPVAASKTTSIPEVAENSALYFDSNDIEDMAEKLEKILTDIDLRRELIKQGKDTVKKFSWKRAAEETLSFYQEIL